The proteins below come from a single Columba livia isolate bColLiv1 breed racing homer chromosome 28, bColLiv1.pat.W.v2, whole genome shotgun sequence genomic window:
- the LOC106146040 gene encoding feather keratin B-4, with protein sequence MHKGWLWAWGSLDLYKSQSNFRLLIYFSCLLLFGEQVNLHPAAMSCYDLCQPCGPTPLANSCNEPCVRQCQDSRVVIQPSPVVVTLPGPILSSFPQNTAVGSSTSAAVGSILSEQGVPINSGGFSLSGLGGRSYSRRYLPC encoded by the exons ATGCACAAAGGGTGGCTCTGGGCCTGGGGCAGTCTGGATCTGTATAAAAGCCAGTCCAACTTTAGGCTCCTCATCTACTTCTCTTGCCTTCTCCTCTTTGGTGAACAG GTGAACCTCCATCCCGCAGCCATGTCCTGCTACGAcctgtgccagccctgtggcCCAACCCctctggccaacagctgcaacgagccctgtgtcaggcagtgccaggactcccggGTGGTGATCCAGCCCTCTcctgtggtggtgaccctgcccggacccatcctcagctccttcccccagAACACCGCTGTGGGATCCTCCACCTccgctgctgttggcagcatcctGAGTGAGCAGGGAGTGCCCATCAACTCCGGGGGCTTCAGCCTCTCTGGCCTTGGTGGCCGTTCCTACAGCAGAAGGTACCTGCCCTGCTAA
- the LOC102097844 gene encoding feather keratin B-4, producing MSCYDLCQPCGPTPLANSCNEPCVRQCQDSRVVIQPSPVVVTLPGPILSSFPQNTAVGSSTSAAVGSILSEQGVPISSGGFSLSGLGGRSYSRRYLPC from the coding sequence ATGTCCTGCTACGAcctgtgccagccctgtggcCCAACCCctctggccaacagctgcaacgagccctgtgtcaggcagtgccaggactcccggGTGGTGATCCAGCCCTCTcctgtggtggtgaccctgcccggacccatcctcagctccttcccccagAACACTGCTGTGGGAtcctccacctctgctgctgttggcagcatcctGAGTGAGCAGGGAGTGCCCATCAGCTCCGGGGGCTTCAGCCTCTCTGGCCTTGGTGGCCGTTCCTACAGCAGAAGGTACCTGCCCTGCTAA
- the LOC102098194 gene encoding feather keratin B-4 — protein MHKGWLWAWGSLDLYKSQSNFRLLIHFFCLVLLGEQVNLHPAAMSCYDLCQPCGPTPLANSCNEPCVRQCQDSRVVIQPSPVVVTLPGPILSSFPQNTAVGSSTSAAVGSILSEQGVPINSGGFSLSGLGGRSYSRRYLPC, from the exons ATGCACAAAGGGTGGCTCTGGGCCTGGGGCAGTCTGGATCTGTATAAAAGCCAGTCCAACTTTAGGCTCCTCATCCActtcttttgccttgtcctCCTTGGCGAACAG GTGAACCTCCATCCCGCAGCCATGTCCTGCTACGAcctgtgccagccctgtggcCCAACCCctctggccaacagctgcaacgagccctgtgtcaggcagtgccaggactcccggGTGGTGATCCAGCCCTCTcctgtggtggtgaccctgcccggacccatcctcagctccttcccccagAACACCGCTGTGGGATCCTCCACCTccgctgctgttggcagcatcctGAGTGAGCAGGGAGTGCCCATCAACTCCGGGGGCTTCAGCCTCTCTGGCCTTGGTGGCCGTTCCTACAGCAGAAGGTACCTGCCCTGCTAA
- the LOC135575278 gene encoding feather keratin B-4-like encodes MHKGWLWAWGSLDLYKSQSNFRLLIYFSCLLLFGEQVNLHPATMSCYDLCQPCGPTPLANSCNEPCVRQCQDSRVIIEPSPVVVTLPGPILSSFPQNTAVGSSTSAAVGSILSEQGVPISSGGFSLSGLGGRSYSRRYLPC; translated from the exons ATGCACAAAGGGTGGCTCTGGGCCTGGGGCAGTCTGGATCTGTATAAAAGCCAGTCCAACTTTAGGCTCCTCATCTACTTCTCTTGCCTTCTCCTCTTTGGTGAACAG GTGAACCTCCATCCCGCAACCATGTCCTGCTACGAcctgtgccagccctgtggcCCAACCCctctggccaacagctgcaacgagccctgtgtcaggcagtgccaggactcccggGTGATCATTGAACCGTCTcctgtggtggtgaccctgcccggacccatcctcagctccttcccccagAACACCGCTGTGGGATCCTCCACCTccgctgctgttggcagcatcctGAGTGAGCAGGGTGTGCCCATCAGCTCTGGGGGCTTCAGCCTCTCTGGCCTTGGTGGCCGTTCCTACAGCAGAAGGTACCTGCCCTGCTAA
- the LOC135576548 gene encoding feather beta keratin-like: MSCYDLCRPCGPTPLANSCNEPCVRQCQDSRVIIEPSPVVVTLPGPILSSFPQNTAVGSSTSAAVGSILSEQGVPISSGGFSLSGLGGRSYSRRYLPC, encoded by the coding sequence ATGTCCTGCTATGACCTGTGCCGTCCCTGTGGCCCAACCCctctggccaacagctgcaacgagccctgtgtcaggcagtgccaggactcccggGTGATCATTGAACCGTCTcctgtggtggtgaccctgcccggacccatcctcagctccttcccccagAACACCGCTGTGGGATCCTCCACCTccgctgctgttggcagcatcctGAGTGAGCAGGGTGTGCCCATCAGCTCTGGGGGCTTCAGCCTCTCTGGCCTTGGTGGCCGTTCCTACAGCAGAAGGTACCTGCCCTGCTAA
- the LOC102098374 gene encoding feather keratin B-4: MHKGWLWAWGSLDLYKSQSNFRLLIHFSCLLLFVVQVNLHPAAMSCYDLCQPCGPTPLANSCNEPCVRQCQDSRVVIQPSPVVVTLPGPILSSFPQNTAVGSSTSAAVGSILSEQGVPINSGGFSLSGLGGRSYSRRYLPC, from the exons ATGCACAAAGGGTGGCTCTGGGCCTGGGGCAGTCTGGATCTGTATAAAAGCCAGTCCAACTTTAGGCTCCTCATTCACTTCTCTTGCCTTCTCCTCTTTGTTGTTCAG GTGAACCTCCATCCTGCAGCCATGTCCTGCTACGAcctgtgccagccctgtggcCCAACCCctctggccaacagctgcaacgagccctgtgtcaggcagtgccaggactcccggGTGGTGATCCAGCCCTCTcctgtggtggtgaccctgcccggacccatcctcagctccttcccccagAACACCGCTGTGGGATCCTCCACCTccgctgctgttggcagcatcctGAGTGAGCAGGGAGTGCCCATCAACTCCGGGGGCTTCAGCCTCTCTGGCCTTGGTGGCCGTTCCTACAGCAGAAGGTACCTGCCCTGCTAA
- the LOC135576547 gene encoding feather beta keratin, which yields MSCYDLCRPCGPTPLANSCNEPCVRQCQDSRVIIEPSPVVVTLPGPILSSFPQNTAVGSSTSAAVGSILSEQGVPINSGGFSLSGLGGRSYSRRYLPC from the coding sequence ATGTCCTGCTACGACCTGTGCCGTCCCTGTGGCCCAACCCctctggccaacagctgcaacgagccctgtgtcaggcagtgccaggactcccggGTGATCATTGAACCGTCTcctgtggtggtgaccctgcccggacccatcctcagctccttcccccagAACACCGCTGTGGGATCCTCCACCTccgctgctgttggcagcatcctGAGTGAGCAGGGTGTGCCCATCAACTCCGGGGGCTTCAGCCTCTCTGGCCTTGGTGGCCGTTCCTACAGCAGAAGGTACCTGCCCTGCTAA
- the LOC102098020 gene encoding feather keratin B-4: protein MHKGWLWAWGSLDLYKSQSNFRLLIHFSCLLLFVVQVNLHPAAMSCYDLCQPCGPTPLANSCNEPCVRQCQDSRVVIQPSPVVVTLPGPILSSFPQNTAVGSSTSAAVGSILSEQGVPINSGGFSLSGLGGRSYSRRYLPC, encoded by the exons ATGCACAAAGGGTGGCTCTGGGCCTGGGGCAGTCTGGATCTGTATAAAAGCCAGTCCAACTTTAGGCTCCTCATTCACTTCTCTTGCCTTCTCCTCTTTGTTGTTCAG GTGAACCTCCATCCCGCAGCCATGTCCTGCTACGAcctgtgccagccctgtggcCCAACCCctctggccaacagctgcaacgagccctgtgtcaggcagtgccaggactcccggGTGGTGATCCAGCCCTCTcctgtggtggtgaccctgcccggacccatcctcagctccttcccccagAACACCGCTGTGGGAtcctccacctctgctgctgttggcagcatcctGAGTGAGCAGGGAGTGCCCATCAACTCCGGGGGCTTCAGCCTCTCTGGCCTTGGTGGCCGTTCCTACAGCAGAAGGTACCTGCCCTGCTAA